TGGTTCATCCAAAAACAAAATATCCGGACGATGGACAAGGCTAGCTACAAGAGAAGCTTTTTGCTTTTGTCCTCCAGACAGTTGTTTGATAAGTTTGTTTTGAGCATATTTTATGTCAACAAGCTCCATCAAGTCAGAAATTCTGTCTTCCTTTTCATCAACTGGAACTCCATAAAAATCTGCACATAATTCAGCGTTTTCACGAACTGTTAAGTCTTTGTATAAACTAACCTGTTGAGGAACCATTCCTAAAAGGTTTCTTACCTCATTAGGATTTTTTTGAATATCAAACCCTCCAACAACAGCGGTTCCTGAAGTTGGTTGAATCAAACAGGTAAGCATCTTAATAGTGGTTGTCTTACCTGCACCATTTGGGCCCAACATTCCAAAAATGGTCTTATCAGGCACAGTTAAGTTTAAAGAATTAACAGCAGTGAAATCTTTATACTTTTTTGTTAAGTTTTCAGTTTCAATTGCATATTTCATGCTATCATTCCATCATTTATTAAAACCAGTCATATCCCTGAAAAATTCAATCCACAAATCATCATTAAGTAAACTGGCCCACCCTTTCCTTATCATTTCAAGTGATTCCTGACCTTTATCAGTCAAGCTATAAAGTTTTACTTTTTTGTTATTGATAACTCCCCCTTCACTTTCCAACAATCCTTTATCTTCCATATTTTTTAAGATGGGGTAGATTTTAGCTGGATTAAAGTGTGAAGACTTATTGTCATTAGACTTTTTAAAAATAGAGAAAAAGTTATCTAATTCCTTAGAAATGCCATATCCATGGATTTTACCTTTACTAATAATCCACATGATTAAAATACGGGTAACTCCATTATGGAATTGCTTTACAAAAACCGCATCGTTGCAGTCCTTTAAGTCATTACCTTCCACATTAAACCTCCTATATATAAAAATAATATATATAAAAATTTAATATATAAAATTTTCTACATAGAAAGTCATAATTTATCAACAATGTCCAATATTTCTGAAAATTTGTATATTATAAAATCAGTCTTGTCAAGCAATTTATCAGAAACTTCCTCTTCCTGCTCCAATGTTAAAACAGAAATATCGGCATCCTCAAAAGCCAAAATATCATTAACTCCATCCCCAACCATCAAAACTTTATAATCCTCATCTTGAAGATTTTTAACTACTTCACGCTTTCCACGAGTAGAAACAGTTCCAAAAGCATTGTTAGGATCAATATTCAACAATTTAGCAAGTCTTTCAATAGCCCCTTTTCTATCACCTGAAGCTATGAAGATTTCAATGCCTCTCTCCTGTAGTTTATTGATTGTGGATTTGACTGAAGGGAACAGCTTGCCTGCAGAAGTTATGGTATATCTTATTCTTTTTTGTTTAATGTCAATGATTAAAGCAGAACCGTTGCAAAGTTCAATTTTGGGAATTTTCACCTTTAAAATTTTAAAACAGTCAACAATATCCCCAATTGTAGCCTCATCATCATTATAAATAATTTCTGCAACCTCACTTCTTGGAATTTCAGTATTTGGAAAACTAACGTCAAAATCTATGTCATATCTACGGACAATATCAGAAATT
This region of Methanobrevibacter sp. genomic DNA includes:
- a CDS encoding HAD family hydrolase is translated as MKKAIVSDNSGTLLERYRAIKDIESGDIFTNINSLDLIESGEYLNLVVLQFDTTRLLDLPQDILISDIVRRYDIDFDVSFPNTEIPRSEVAEIIYNDDEATIGDIVDCFKILKVKIPKIELCNGSALIIDIKQKRIRYTITSAGKLFPSVKSTINKLQERGIEIFIASGDRKGAIERLAKLLNIDPNNAFGTVSTRGKREVVKNLQDEDYKVLMVGDGVNDILAFEDADISVLTLEQEEEVSDKLLDKTDFIIYKFSEILDIVDKL
- a CDS encoding PadR family transcriptional regulator is translated as MEGNDLKDCNDAVFVKQFHNGVTRILIMWIISKGKIHGYGISKELDNFFSIFKKSNDNKSSHFNPAKIYPILKNMEDKGLLESEGGVINNKKVKLYSLTDKGQESLEMIRKGWASLLNDDLWIEFFRDMTGFNK